In Nymphaea colorata isolate Beijing-Zhang1983 chromosome 3, ASM883128v2, whole genome shotgun sequence, a genomic segment contains:
- the LOC116250751 gene encoding TORTIFOLIA1-like protein 4, whose product MPAEPTMYPASFGPRSAGKRSALTPQQAIHELRQRTVSYLNKLADRDTFRLASAELESLARSLTPELFSPFLSCLSDTDSEQKAPVRRECARLLGTMAEAHGDALAGFVPKMVAGVLRRLKDADSSVRASCAEAVRAVAERVTRAPVSVILKPLIDSLGEQSYGLQAGSALCLVSAIEGSPDPDPAYLQRMVPKVVKLLGSQSFKAKPALLAVVSAIIGSGAAESRAVLALLVPAVTECMKSNDWATRKAAAEAIWRLAIVDSEAASWFRSRCVDSLESCRFDKVKHVRDSVNQALDAYKNVPYESEEISPSKGDMIERRSSLDAKSTNKAVSNSSFLRKKELSRSLSPPDAASATGTKKKSATNGKKSSPGFSKIDTRGVSDWKIEIAVPRTMPFKVVCEDGLEANESGGETRISSKDAMSRDRSTLSSALSNIFDGNGEERNQKFSGRSASRIVPLREIESSISTVVASNAVEALDKENAENDLSLIRKQLLQIENQQTSLLDLLQMFIGSSQNGMRSLESRVHGLEVALDEISHDLAVSTGRVHSIDNIGNRCCILPGTEFLSSKFWRKAEGRYTSGRFSVSGPTSSGGMYSSVNKESIESSKWENRRFRGVQGGLVVNPLADVHPPGAVEALHGDIQKQGVSITDSVNEGSSITSAS is encoded by the exons ATGCCGGCCGAGCCCACCATGTATCCGGCGAGCTTCGGCCCCAGATCGGCCGGGAAACGGTCGGCGCTGACGCCGCAGCAGGCGATCCACGAACTTCGGCAGCGGACGGTCTCCTACCTCAACAAGCTCGCAGATCGAGACACCTTCCGCCTCGCCTCGGCCGAGCTCGAATCGCTCGCCCGGTCGCTCACTCCGGAACTCTTCTCCCCTTTTCTGTCATGCCTTTCCGACACCGACTCGGAGCAGAAGGCGCCCGTCCGGCGGGAGTGTGCGCGTCTTCTCGGGACGATGGCCGAGGCGCACGGAGACGCTCTCGCCGGATTCGTGCCGAAAATGGTCGCCGGCGTCCTCCGGCGGCTCAAGGACGCTGATTCGAGCGTGCGTGCCTCCTGCGCCGAAGCCGTCCGGGCGGTGGCAGAGCGGGTGACTCGGGCGCCTGTGTCGGTGATCCTGAAGCCCCTGATCGACTCGCTCGGGGAGCAGAGCTACGGCCTGCAAGCAGGTTCGGCCTTGTGTCTCGTATCGGCCATAGAAGGATCGCCCGATCCCGACCCGGCCTACCTGCAGAGAATGGTACCGAAGGTGGTGAAGCTGCTGGGGAGCCAGAGCTTCAAGGCGAAGCCTGCCCTCCTAGCGGTCGTGTCCGCGATCATCGGCTCCGGTGCGGCGGAGAGCCGGGCGGTGCTGGCGTTGCTTGTTCCGGCTGTGACGGAGTGTATGAAGAGCAACGACTGGGCCACGAGGAAGGCGGCGGCTGAGGCGATCTGGCGGCTTGCCATCGTCGACAGTGAGGCGGCGTCCTGGTTCCGGTCACGGTGCGTCGATTCCCTTGAATCGTGCCGGTTCGATAAG GTGAAGCACGTTAGAGATTCAGTGAATCAGGCTCTGGATGCATACAAGAACGTTCCATATGAATCTGAGGAAATTTCGCCATCCAAAG GGGACATGATTGAAAGACGATCGTCGCTTGATGCTAAAAGTACTAATAAAGCTGTGTCCAACTCatcatttttaagaaaaaaggaattatCAAGGAGTCTATCACCTCCAGATGCTGCATCCGCTACAGGAACTAAGAAGAAGAGTGCAACCAATGGCAAGAAATCAAGCCCTGGTTTCAGTAAAATTGATACAAGGGGTGTATCTGATTGGAAGATAGAGATAGCAGTACCACGAACTATGCCTTTTAAAGTTGTCTGCGAGGATGGTCTTGAAGCAAATGAAAGTGGGGGTGAAACGAGGATCTCTAGCAAGGATGCAATGTCTAGAGATAGGAGCACTTTGAGCAGTGCACTCTCCAACATTTTTGATGGAAATGGTGAAGAGAGAAATCAGAAATTTAGCGGGAGGTCTGCTTCCCGCATAGTTCCTTTGCGTGAAATTGAGAGCTCTATCTCTACCGTTGTAGCAAGCAACGCTGTTGAAGCACTTGACAaggaaaatgcagaaaatgATCTATCTTTGATCCGGAAGCAACTATTGCAGATTGAAAATCAGCAAACCAGCTTGCTGGACCTTCTCCAG ATGTTCATTGGGAGCTCACAAAATGGCATGCGTTCGTTGGAGTCTAGAGTACATGGTCTTGAGGTGGCCCTGGATGAAATATCACATGACCTGGCTGTATCAACTGGGAGAGTCCACAGCATTGACAATATTGGAAACAGATGTTGCATTTTGCCTGGGACTGAGTTTTTGAGCTCAAAGTTTTGGAGAAAAGCAGAAGGAAGATACACATCGGGCAGATTTTCTGTTTCTGGCCCAACATCATCAGGTGGCATGTACAGCTCAGTGAATAAGGAAAGCATTGAATCATCCAAGTGGGAGAATAGAAGATTTAGAGGTGTCCAGGGTGGGCTTGTGGTCAATCCCTTGGCAGATGTTCATCCTCCAGGCGCTGTGGAGGC